DNA from Syntrophorhabdus sp.:
TGCCAATGGGGATGATGCTGTCTTCTGCCATCTTCTAGCCTATCCTCAACCCTGGCGCGCAGTACGCCTCCATCACCTGCTCCGGGGCGTACTGGCGGAAGAGATCGAGGATCTCTTCACGGGAAGGCTGTTCTATCGGCCACCGCAATATCTTATCAAGAGCTGTCTCCTCAAGTGCATCCCTGATATTCACGTCCGCCCCGCGGTCGAGGAGGAGGCGGACGATGGCCGTATACCCCCGGGTACACGCCACATGGAGGGGAGTTTCTTCATCTTGATTTAGCCCGTTAATGT
Protein-coding regions in this window:
- a CDS encoding ankyrin repeat domain-containing protein, encoding GEDVNQWDEIQGETPLHCASRLRKPEAVGLLLDAGADINGLNQDEETPLHVACTRGYTAIVRLLLDRGADVNIRDALEETALDKILRWPIEQPSREEILDLFRQYAPEQVMEAYCAPGLRIG